AACAAGGCGCATTCGCTATCATGCGCTGGGCGAGGCCAAATCGACCGGCCCGAAGAACGAGATCGTCATTGGCGTCAGCCCCGCTTTCGGCCTGAAGCTGTTCCGCACCTTGGCTGGCCATCCCCTTTCTGCGGTCCTCAAGGCACTGAGCGAGGGCATTGCCGAGAAGGGCGGCATTCCCCGCATTGTCCGTATGCGGCACACGGCTGATACCTCCTTCCTGGGATTGAGTGCCGCGCGCCTCGCCGGTTCCGGCATCGGGATCGGCATCCAGGCCAAGGGCACGGCCGTCATTCACCAGGCCGACCGCCTGCCGCACCACAATCTGGAACTCTTCTCCAATGCGCCGATCACCAGCCTCGATCACTATCGGCGCCTGGGGGAAAATGCCGCCACCTATGCCGCCGGTGAAATGCCGGAACCCGTCGTCGTGACCAATAATGGCGAGGCCATGGGTGCCCGCTTCCACGCGCAAGTGGCCCTCATCTATGCCATCGAGACCTCGCTTACCCAAGACGGGGCCAAGCCCGAGGACATCAAGATCGATTTCCTGGAGACCGCGTAATGGCCCGCATCGATACCGTCGCCGACTACCCGCTGGCCGAAAACCGCCCGGGCCTAGTCAAAACCGCGCGCGGCAAGGCCCTCGCCGACCTGACACTGGATGCCGTGATGGCTGGCGAGGTGACGCTGGAGGATCTGCGCATCACGCCCCAGGCGTTGCAGGACCAGGCGCGTGTCGCAACGCTTGCCGGGCGGCCGACATTGGGTCGCAATTTCGAACGCGCCGCCGAACTGATCGCCGTGCCGCAGGATTACCTGCTCAAGGTCTACGAACTGCTGCGTCCCGGCCGGGCCAAGAGCAAGGCCGATCTCCTAGAGGCAGCAAAGATCTTGCGCGAGACCTATGCTGCCACAAAGATGGCTTCCTTCGTCGAAGAAGCGGCGGAGGTTTATGAAAAGCGCGGCCTATTCACCTTCAGGTTCTAAATCGATGAGTTGGAAGACACGTAACCGTTCCTTCTATTACCAAGGGGCGCCGGAACCCGACGACCTTGCCTTCGCGCCCTCCGAGACGGCGCTGCTGGTGATCGACGTGCAGAATACCTATCTGGCGCGGCCCGACCGCACAACACTCGATGCCGCAGGCCAAGCCGCTTATGACGCCTGGACACCCTTTCATGACCGGATGAACAAGATCGTCATTCCGCGCACGGCCGATCTCCTCGCCTGGGCGCGGCGGAACGGCATCGAATGCCTCTTCGCCCGCATCGCCTGCCAAACCAAGGATGGCCGCGATCGGTCCTTGAGCCAGAAAATGCCGGGCTGGAACAATCTGCTGCTGCCCAAGGACGAGCACGCCTCGCAGATCGTGCCACAGCTCGCCGCCAAAGGTGACGAAATCACGGTCACCAAGACGACGGACAGTGCGCTCACCGGCACCAATCTGCGCCTCATCCTCCATAATCTCGGCATCAAGAATGTCATCTGCGCCGGTATCTTCACCGATCAATGCGTCGCATCGACCGTGCGCAGCCTGGCCGACGAAAGCTTCCAGGTCGTCGTCGTGGAAGATTGCTGCGCCGCCGGCACCGATGCGCTGCACGAACAGGAACTGGCCATCATCAACATGATCTATTGCCATGTGATGCGGGCCGATGAACTCAAAGCCATGCTGAAGCTGTCATGAAGCGCATCCTCATCATCGTGCCGGAGCTGGTGGCCCCGCCGGGCATTCTCGGCCAGGCGCTGATCGCGCAGGGCGTCCACTACGACGCCGTCTTCCCGGTGGCGAAGTTCGCCAGCCATGCGCCGATGCAATATCCCGGCTTGCCCAGCAGCCCCGGCGATTATGCCGGACTCATCGTCATGGGCGGCCCGATGAGCGCCAAGGACGAACATGCCTTTCCGTTCCTGACCGAGACCATGGCCCTGATCCGCGCCTTTCACGCGGCGGACCGCCCGGTGCTGGGTGTTTGCCTGGGTGCCCAGATCATCGCCCATGCCTTTGGCGGCGAGATCTATCGCATGGGAAAGCTCGAATCCGGTTTCTACCAACTCGATCTGACACCCGAGGGCCAGGCTGATCCGCTGTTTCGCGACGTGACGCCGTCGATCACGACATTCGAGAACCATTACGAGGCCAC
The genomic region above belongs to Dongia rigui and contains:
- a CDS encoding cysteine hydrolase family protein, whose amino-acid sequence is MSWKTRNRSFYYQGAPEPDDLAFAPSETALLVIDVQNTYLARPDRTTLDAAGQAAYDAWTPFHDRMNKIVIPRTADLLAWARRNGIECLFARIACQTKDGRDRSLSQKMPGWNNLLLPKDEHASQIVPQLAAKGDEITVTKTTDSALTGTNLRLILHNLGIKNVICAGIFTDQCVASTVRSLADESFQVVVVEDCCAAGTDALHEQELAIINMIYCHVMRADELKAMLKLS
- a CDS encoding type 1 glutamine amidotransferase, with the translated sequence MKRILIIVPELVAPPGILGQALIAQGVHYDAVFPVAKFASHAPMQYPGLPSSPGDYAGLIVMGGPMSAKDEHAFPFLTETMALIRAFHAADRPVLGVCLGAQIIAHAFGGEIYRMGKLESGFYQLDLTPEGQADPLFRDVTPSITTFENHYEATRNTPGAVPLVTGGACPIQAFRIGAKTYGVQFHIEVTIDIIRDWLRVFGTDFARDEPRLLTDLDQQFALHFPDYVSTCNTLTRNWLALT
- a CDS encoding diol dehydratase small subunit; its protein translation is MARIDTVADYPLAENRPGLVKTARGKALADLTLDAVMAGEVTLEDLRITPQALQDQARVATLAGRPTLGRNFERAAELIAVPQDYLLKVYELLRPGRAKSKADLLEAAKILRETYAATKMASFVEEAAEVYEKRGLFTFRF